The uncultured Desulfobulbus sp. genome window below encodes:
- a CDS encoding OmpA family protein — MHQLARFSAVIFLSLALTSCATNQQTGTAVGAGVGAGVGAILGQAIGGDTGSTLVGAGIGAAIGGLAGNQIGLYMDNQERALRQMTDASIQREQDVLTATFKSDTFFDYDSTQIKPGGYSELGRVSNVLNQYPQTTIRVEGHTDASGSAAYNQVLSERRAQAVKNVLVQQGVDPRRIDAVGYGESQLISSSPAMNRRVSIVINPIRQQQSYSY; from the coding sequence ATGCATCAACTGGCCAGATTTTCAGCAGTAATTTTTTTATCGCTCGCACTGACATCGTGCGCGACTAATCAGCAGACCGGTACAGCTGTGGGGGCGGGGGTTGGAGCAGGCGTAGGCGCAATCCTTGGTCAGGCTATCGGTGGTGATACCGGCAGTACCCTTGTGGGAGCGGGGATCGGCGCGGCCATCGGCGGTCTTGCAGGCAACCAGATCGGTCTCTACATGGACAATCAGGAGCGTGCCCTGCGGCAGATGACCGATGCCTCCATTCAGCGCGAGCAGGATGTGCTGACAGCAACTTTTAAAAGTGATACCTTTTTTGATTATGATTCAACGCAAATCAAGCCCGGTGGCTACAGTGAACTGGGCCGAGTGTCCAACGTCCTCAATCAGTACCCCCAAACCACGATCCGTGTTGAGGGGCATACCGATGCCTCCGGCAGTGCTGCGTACAATCAGGTCCTTTCTGAGCGTCGTGCCCAGGCTGTGAAAAATGTTCTGGTGCAACAGGGGGTTGATCCCCGACGAATTGACGCAGTTGGCTATGGGGAGTCTCAGCTGATTTCCTCAAGCCCGGCTATGAATAGGCGGGTAAGTATTGTCATTAATCCCATCCGTCAGCAGCAGTCCTACTCGTACTAA
- a CDS encoding antibiotic biosynthesis monooxygenase — protein sequence MAVKIIIKRKVAKELTPQLDQLLRKMRALTLAQKGYISGETFSQIDEPGVSMVISSWQTLDDWRAWTLSKERVELQGKIDELLGEPTKYEIFENA from the coding sequence ATGGCTGTAAAGATTATAATCAAACGTAAAGTGGCCAAGGAACTCACCCCTCAACTGGATCAACTGCTCAGAAAAATGCGGGCCCTCACCCTGGCTCAGAAAGGCTATATCTCTGGAGAAACTTTTTCCCAGATCGATGAGCCCGGGGTGAGTATGGTTATCAGTAGCTGGCAGACCCTGGACGACTGGCGTGCCTGGACGCTCAGCAAAGAGCGGGTAGAGCTGCAGGGAAAAATCGATGAACTGCTCGGAGAACCCACCAAGTACGAAATCTTTGAAAATGCCTGA
- the corA gene encoding magnesium/cobalt transporter CorA, which yields MAHFIKSNEQSAGNVPGSLVFIGNQKLDDSIVKVMAFDTLALNEHTIENVDECQSSVRPDTVTWVSVYGLHDTDTIKRIGELFSIHPLVLEDILNTGQRPKFEEYDAYVFLVLKMLRFDSKAMVVQGDQLSLVLGDNYLISFHEKPGDVFEPVRERMRKSRGRIRQCKSDYLAYALLDTIVDNYIICIEEIGRNVEELEEEVLVDPSPSILIQITTYKREVNFLRKTIRPARELTINLVNCDNEIIRESTLPYLKDLKDLISHAVEATDNYCEMLSDQLGIYNTAMGNRLNEIMKILTIFAAIFIPLTFIAGIYGTNFENVPELKYKYSYFIFWGIMVTSLCS from the coding sequence ATGGCTCATTTTATTAAAAGCAATGAGCAAAGCGCTGGAAATGTTCCAGGATCGCTTGTCTTTATCGGAAATCAAAAACTTGATGACAGTATCGTCAAGGTTATGGCATTTGATACCCTTGCATTGAATGAGCACACTATAGAGAATGTTGATGAATGCCAATCATCTGTACGTCCCGACACCGTGACCTGGGTGTCAGTCTATGGACTGCATGACACAGACACCATCAAGCGGATCGGAGAATTGTTCTCTATTCACCCGCTTGTACTTGAAGACATCCTCAATACCGGGCAACGGCCCAAGTTTGAAGAATATGATGCGTATGTTTTCCTGGTTTTAAAAATGCTCAGGTTTGACAGCAAGGCGATGGTGGTTCAGGGCGATCAGCTCTCACTTGTCCTGGGAGATAACTACCTGATCTCTTTTCACGAGAAACCGGGAGATGTTTTCGAGCCGGTGCGTGAGAGGATGAGAAAAAGTCGTGGCAGAATACGACAGTGTAAATCTGATTATCTCGCCTATGCTCTTCTCGACACCATCGTTGACAACTACATTATTTGCATTGAGGAAATCGGGCGGAATGTAGAAGAGCTGGAGGAGGAGGTCCTGGTCGACCCATCCCCCTCCATTCTTATCCAGATAACAACCTATAAAAGAGAGGTGAATTTTCTTCGTAAAACCATCAGGCCCGCCCGGGAGCTGACGATAAATTTGGTCAATTGCGATAATGAAATTATCAGGGAATCGACACTGCCCTACCTCAAAGACCTCAAGGATCTCATCTCTCATGCGGTAGAAGCAACCGATAATTACTGCGAAATGCTCTCTGACCAGCTGGGTATATACAACACGGCCATGGGCAATCGGCTCAATGAGATTATGAAAATTCTCACCATATTTGCCGCGATCTTTATTCCACTGACCTTCATAGCCGGAATCTATGGCACCAATTTCGAAAATGTTCCCGAGTTGAAATACAAATACAGTTATTTCATCTTTTGGGGAATCATGGTCACGTCGCTCTGCTCATGA